Proteins encoded together in one Formosa sp. Hel3_A1_48 window:
- the lysA gene encoding diaminopimelate decarboxylase has protein sequence MEQSTLIKIAKEYGSPVYVYDAHKIEDQYKRLTQAFSKVKNLKIHYAAKALTNISVLKFVSKLGAALDTVSIQEVQLGLKAGFAAERIIYTPNGVSLKEIEAVAALGVQINIDSLDLLEQFGSKHPKTPVCIRINPHVMAGGNTNISVGHIDSKFGISIHQIPLLLRIVENTRMNINGIHMHTGSDILDIDVFLYASEILFEVAKKFKKLSFIDFGSGFKVPYKPNDVETNIEELGEKLTDRFNTFCKNYGKEITLAFEPGKFIVSQSGYFLTKVNAIKQTTSTVFAQVDSGFNHLIRPMLYGAQHHIENISNPEGKARFYSVVGYICETDTFANNRRINEITEGDILAFHNAGAYCFMMSSNYNSRYRPAEVLWYNEQAHLIRKRETLEDLIANQIEMEF, from the coding sequence ATGGAACAAAGCACATTAATAAAAATTGCAAAGGAATATGGGAGTCCAGTTTATGTTTACGATGCCCATAAAATTGAGGATCAATACAAGCGTTTGACCCAAGCGTTCAGTAAAGTAAAGAATTTAAAGATACATTACGCAGCCAAGGCACTTACCAATATTTCAGTATTGAAATTTGTTTCTAAGTTAGGTGCTGCATTAGATACGGTTTCGATCCAAGAAGTTCAGTTAGGTTTAAAAGCAGGATTTGCGGCAGAGCGTATCATATATACCCCCAACGGAGTGTCACTAAAAGAGATTGAAGCAGTAGCGGCACTTGGGGTACAAATCAATATCGATAGTTTAGATTTGTTGGAACAATTTGGCAGCAAACATCCTAAAACACCGGTTTGCATCCGCATCAATCCGCATGTGATGGCTGGCGGAAACACCAATATTTCTGTTGGGCATATCGATTCAAAATTTGGCATTTCCATTCACCAAATACCATTATTACTGCGCATTGTTGAAAACACGAGGATGAATATCAATGGTATTCACATGCACACAGGAAGTGACATCTTGGATATTGATGTCTTTTTGTATGCCAGTGAAATTCTTTTTGAAGTTGCTAAAAAATTTAAAAAATTAAGTTTTATTGACTTTGGGTCAGGGTTTAAGGTCCCCTACAAGCCCAACGACGTTGAAACGAATATTGAAGAATTAGGCGAAAAGCTTACGGATCGCTTCAATACATTTTGTAAAAATTACGGAAAAGAGATTACGCTTGCTTTCGAACCTGGCAAATTCATTGTTAGTCAATCAGGTTATTTTTTAACAAAAGTAAATGCCATCAAACAAACTACCTCCACTGTATTTGCACAGGTAGATTCTGGTTTTAATCATTTGATACGTCCTATGCTCTATGGAGCACAGCACCACATAGAAAACATTTCTAATCCTGAGGGTAAAGCGCGGTTTTACTCTGTTGTAGGCTATATTTGTGAAACCGACACATTTGCCAATAACCGGCGAATTAATGAAATCACCGAAGGCGATATTTTGGCGTTTCACAACGCAGGCGCCTACTGTTTCATGATGTCGAGCAATTACAACTCACGGTACAGACCTGCAGAAGTGCTGTGGTACAATGAGCAAGCGCATTTGATTCGTAAGCGAGAAACTCTCGAGGATTTGATAGCTAATCAAATAGAAATGGAATTTTAA
- a CDS encoding cold-shock protein, which yields MKNGTVKFFNASKGFGFITEDDSDTEHFVHVTGLIDEINEGDAVEFELKEGRKGMNAVNVRVL from the coding sequence GTGAAAAACGGTACAGTAAAATTCTTCAATGCATCCAAAGGATTTGGATTCATCACTGAAGATGATTCAGACACAGAACATTTTGTTCACGTTACAGGATTGATCGACGAGATCAATGAAGGTGACGCGGTGGAATTTGAATTAAAAGAAGGTAGAAAAGGTATGAATGCAGTAAATGTTAGAGTACTCTAA
- a CDS encoding NAD(P)-dependent oxidoreductase, whose product MKFAVIKERKSPPDKRVVLTPESCKSLLKNHPKAEIVIEASEIRAFADTEYIEVGLEVCKSPNDADVMIGVKEVPIEALIPNKSYFFFSHTIKKQPYNRKLLQAILSKNITLYDHETLVDKDHNRLIGFGYYAGVVGAYNALRTIGKKWNCFELPMATTFKGRNELNAALTKITLPALKIVLTGTGRVGQGAKEVLDAVNIKQVSVAAFLSQSFETPVYVQLDVLDYVTRKDGSGDSKADFFTNPTSYKSTFNKYTEVADVFIAGHFYGKGAPYFFSRAEAKAANFKLKVVADISCDIDGPVACTIRPSTIDEPIYGYDPTTESEVNFTNPKAIAVMAVDNLPCELPRDASEGFGSTFTKIIIPAFFNGDQDGILARAKMTENGALTPAFSYLKKYVDGLE is encoded by the coding sequence ATGAAATTTGCCGTTATCAAAGAACGTAAATCACCTCCCGACAAAAGGGTAGTCCTAACACCAGAATCGTGCAAAAGTCTTCTTAAAAATCACCCTAAAGCAGAAATCGTAATCGAGGCTTCAGAGATCAGAGCTTTTGCCGATACAGAATACATTGAGGTTGGTCTTGAGGTTTGCAAATCGCCCAATGATGCCGATGTGATGATTGGTGTCAAAGAAGTCCCAATTGAAGCACTAATCCCCAACAAAAGCTATTTTTTCTTTAGTCACACCATTAAAAAACAACCCTACAACCGAAAGTTATTGCAGGCTATTTTGTCTAAAAATATTACACTTTACGATCATGAAACTCTGGTGGACAAAGACCACAACCGACTCATCGGTTTTGGCTATTATGCTGGCGTTGTTGGGGCTTATAATGCTTTGCGAACCATTGGTAAGAAATGGAACTGTTTTGAACTGCCAATGGCTACAACATTCAAAGGCCGTAATGAACTCAATGCAGCTTTGACTAAAATAACCCTTCCAGCGCTAAAAATAGTACTTACCGGTACCGGTCGTGTAGGGCAGGGGGCCAAAGAAGTCCTCGATGCTGTAAACATCAAACAAGTTTCTGTAGCTGCGTTTTTATCTCAATCGTTCGAAACCCCTGTTTACGTACAGTTAGATGTGTTGGACTATGTGACTCGAAAGGATGGAAGTGGGGACAGTAAAGCTGATTTTTTCACTAACCCTACTTCGTATAAGTCCACTTTTAATAAGTATACAGAAGTAGCTGACGTGTTTATTGCGGGACACTTTTATGGCAAAGGTGCACCCTATTTTTTTAGCAGAGCCGAGGCTAAAGCGGCTAATTTTAAACTCAAAGTGGTTGCCGACATATCTTGTGATATAGACGGACCGGTGGCCTGTACCATTCGCCCCTCTACCATAGATGAGCCCATTTATGGATACGATCCAACCACAGAATCTGAAGTGAATTTCACGAACCCAAAGGCCATCGCAGTGATGGCGGTCGACAATTTACCTTGTGAATTACCAAGAGATGCCAGTGAAGGGTTTGGGAGTACTTTTACCAAAATCATTATCCCCGCATTTTTTAATGGCGATCAAGATGGTATTTTGGCTCGTGCGAAAATGACTGAAAATGGAGCCTTAACCCCTGCGTTTTCTTACCTAAAAAAATATGTAGACGGCTTGGAATAG
- a CDS encoding histone deacetylase family protein produces the protein MLKIAFDPIYKHQLKVGHRFPMEKYELLPEQLLRKNICNYDNFFSPTPIEKQLLLSTHDEGYYNNLINLSLPKLDARQIGFPLSDTLIKRERIIAQGTIQNTHYAQQYGISMNIAGGTHHAYRDRPGAFCMLNDQAIAANYLLDNNLAKRVMIVDLDVHQGDGTASIFEHQDSVYTISFHGQKNYPFKKQKSDFDLPLEDHTGDEVYLNALKNNLPSLVDAFEPDFIFYLAGVDILKTDKLGRLGLSIEGCKARDRFVLTFCKRLNIPVQVSMGGGYSIHLKDIIDAHSNTFELAQDLFF, from the coding sequence ATGTTAAAAATTGCCTTTGACCCAATCTACAAACATCAGCTGAAAGTTGGGCATCGATTTCCTATGGAAAAATATGAGTTGTTACCAGAGCAATTATTGAGAAAAAATATTTGTAATTATGATAATTTTTTCTCCCCAACTCCTATAGAAAAACAATTGCTGCTATCCACACACGATGAAGGTTACTACAATAATTTGATCAATTTATCATTGCCCAAATTAGATGCTAGGCAAATCGGTTTTCCGCTTTCTGATACTTTGATAAAGCGCGAGCGTATAATTGCCCAAGGTACCATTCAAAATACACATTATGCACAACAATATGGTATTTCGATGAATATAGCAGGTGGAACCCATCATGCTTATCGAGACCGACCCGGTGCATTTTGTATGCTAAATGATCAGGCTATTGCTGCTAATTACCTACTAGACAATAATTTAGCTAAAAGAGTTATGATTGTTGATTTGGATGTACATCAGGGTGATGGAACAGCCTCAATTTTTGAACATCAAGACTCTGTTTATACCATTTCTTTTCATGGTCAAAAAAACTATCCGTTCAAAAAACAAAAGAGTGATTTTGATTTACCCCTTGAGGATCATACTGGAGATGAGGTTTATCTCAATGCTCTAAAAAATAACTTGCCAAGTTTGGTAGATGCTTTTGAACCAGATTTTATCTTTTATCTGGCTGGTGTAGATATCTTAAAAACTGATAAACTTGGTCGATTAGGGTTGTCAATAGAGGGCTGTAAGGCAAGAGATCGCTTTGTTTTAACTTTTTGCAAGCGACTTAATATTCCAGTTCAAGTGAGTATGGGAGGCGGGTATTCTATTCATTTAAAAGACATTATTGATGCTCATTCTAATACTTTTGAATTAGCTCAAGATTTGTTTTTTTAG
- a CDS encoding vWA domain-containing protein yields MKLKLSTAGITFTQHIPKHQTPFERLFEVFKELITHTSGDFDEAINWLRELDIEYGLTTTAYTIDDFIEDLIKRAYIQPKGDGIGDEKGMSLTAKTEKLLREHALKQIFGKLKKAGSGNHKTKSIGQGADNTGEFKAYQFGDPLEKISMTESLRNAQIRSAGDEFILHHDDLVVEDSYFNTQMSTVLMIDISHSMILYGEDRITPAKKVAMALAEFITTRYPKDTLDILVFGNDAWPIALKDIPYLQVGPYHTNTVAGLTLAMDLLRRRKNSNKQIFMITDGKPSCLKNSDGTYYKNSNGLDDYIVDKCYNMARQARKIHIPITTFMIAQDPYLKEFIRTFTEANKGKAFFTGLKGLGEMIFEDYEQNRKKRLR; encoded by the coding sequence ATGAAACTAAAACTGTCCACTGCTGGAATTACATTTACACAACATATCCCTAAGCACCAAACACCGTTTGAGCGTCTTTTTGAGGTTTTTAAGGAGTTAATTACCCATACCTCTGGCGACTTTGATGAAGCCATTAATTGGCTGCGTGAATTAGATATTGAATATGGCTTAACCACCACAGCATACACAATAGATGATTTTATCGAAGACCTCATAAAACGTGCTTATATACAACCAAAAGGCGATGGTATTGGCGATGAAAAAGGGATGTCCCTCACTGCCAAAACAGAAAAGCTGTTGCGCGAACACGCCTTAAAGCAAATTTTCGGTAAACTCAAAAAAGCAGGCAGCGGCAACCACAAAACAAAAAGCATCGGGCAAGGCGCAGACAATACTGGCGAATTTAAAGCCTATCAATTTGGTGACCCACTAGAGAAAATATCTATGACCGAAAGCCTGCGCAATGCACAAATACGATCTGCAGGAGATGAATTTATATTGCATCACGACGACCTAGTGGTGGAGGACAGTTATTTCAATACGCAAATGAGCACGGTTTTAATGATTGATATCAGCCATAGTATGATTTTGTATGGCGAAGATCGCATTACCCCGGCCAAAAAAGTAGCCATGGCACTGGCGGAGTTTATTACCACTAGATACCCAAAAGACACACTCGACATTTTGGTATTTGGAAACGATGCTTGGCCAATTGCACTCAAAGATATTCCATACTTACAAGTAGGACCTTATCATACCAATACTGTTGCCGGACTTACCTTGGCAATGGATTTGTTACGACGAAGAAAAAACAGTAATAAACAAATATTTATGATTACGGATGGAAAGCCAAGTTGTTTAAAAAACTCCGATGGCACCTATTATAAAAATAGCAATGGACTAGACGATTATATTGTAGATAAATGTTATAATATGGCACGACAGGCGAGAAAAATTCATATCCCCATCACTACTTTTATGATTGCACAAGATCCCTATTTAAAAGAGTTTATTCGGACTTTTACTGAAGCTAATAAAGGAAAGGCATTCTTCACAGGATTAAAAGGCTTAGGCGAAATGATTTTTGAAGACTATGAACAAAATAGAAAAAAACGATTGAGATAA
- a CDS encoding AAA family ATPase — translation MKKSTTLGALKKTDYKPLSIQQELARNLRARMQKGKPTFEGLLGYENTVIPDVERALLSGHSINLLGLRGQAKTRLARQLTQLLNEWVPVVEGSEINDDPLAPISNFAKALIAEKGDHTPITWLHRNDRFFEKLATPDVSVADLIGDVDPIKAANLKLSYANEKVIHFGMIPRAHRCIFVLNELPDLQARIQVALFSILQEKEIQIRGFKLRLPIETQFVFTANPEDYTNRGSIVTPLKDRIGSQILTHYPHNLETAKAITRQETHTDEAVQQAIHVPELARDILEQIGFEARKSEYVDSKSGVSARMSITAFENLMSAAERRMLMSGEQSTCIRMSDFLGTIPAINGKVELVYEGEQEGAEQVSFHLISQAIKTLFPAYFPEIKKLKKQEEEGPYDQLLEWFYGDNELFLEDNLSDNVYHDTLMNVPNLKKLITAYNVDCRDEDLLFMMEFLLWGLEANKKLNKYRTMEGFQFKDGLGNLLAGI, via the coding sequence ATGAAAAAAAGTACCACACTAGGCGCACTAAAAAAAACGGATTACAAACCCCTTTCTATTCAACAAGAACTGGCACGAAACCTTAGAGCTCGTATGCAAAAAGGCAAGCCAACATTTGAAGGTCTTTTGGGCTACGAAAATACGGTTATTCCAGATGTAGAACGGGCATTGCTTTCGGGGCATAGTATCAACTTACTCGGCTTGAGAGGTCAGGCCAAAACAAGACTCGCGCGACAGCTTACCCAATTATTAAACGAGTGGGTGCCTGTGGTCGAAGGCTCTGAAATAAATGATGACCCACTAGCCCCTATCAGCAATTTTGCCAAAGCACTTATTGCAGAAAAAGGAGATCACACCCCCATCACTTGGCTACACCGAAACGATCGCTTCTTTGAGAAATTAGCTACGCCAGATGTTAGTGTAGCCGATTTGATTGGCGACGTTGATCCCATTAAAGCAGCTAACCTTAAGTTGTCTTATGCCAATGAAAAGGTGATTCATTTTGGCATGATTCCCAGGGCACATAGGTGTATATTTGTCTTAAATGAATTGCCTGATTTACAAGCACGAATACAAGTAGCACTTTTTTCCATTCTACAAGAAAAAGAAATTCAAATCCGTGGATTCAAACTCCGATTACCAATTGAAACCCAGTTTGTTTTTACAGCCAACCCTGAGGATTACACTAACCGAGGAAGTATTGTTACCCCACTGAAAGACCGTATTGGTTCTCAAATTTTGACACACTATCCACACAACCTGGAAACGGCTAAGGCCATAACCCGACAAGAGACTCATACCGACGAGGCAGTTCAGCAGGCTATACACGTCCCTGAATTGGCGCGTGATATTTTGGAACAAATAGGTTTTGAAGCTAGAAAAAGTGAATATGTTGATTCCAAAAGTGGCGTGAGTGCACGGATGAGCATTACTGCTTTTGAAAACCTAATGAGTGCTGCTGAACGCCGTATGCTCATGTCTGGCGAGCAAAGTACCTGCATTAGAATGTCTGACTTTCTAGGAACTATACCTGCTATAAATGGAAAAGTAGAATTGGTCTATGAAGGCGAACAAGAAGGGGCAGAACAAGTTTCTTTTCACTTAATTAGTCAAGCTATAAAAACCTTGTTTCCAGCTTATTTTCCAGAAATAAAAAAACTTAAAAAACAAGAGGAAGAAGGTCCTTATGACCAGCTGTTAGAATGGTTTTACGGCGATAATGAATTGTTTTTGGAAGACAACCTAAGTGATAATGTATACCACGATACCTTAATGAACGTTCCTAACTTAAAAAAACTAATAACAGCTTATAATGTAGATTGTCGCGATGAAGATCTATTGTTTATGATGGAATTTTTATTGTGGGGACTAGAGGCAAACAAAAAACTGAATAAATACAGAACCATGGAAGGCTTTCAATTTAAAGACGGCCTAGGGAATTTATTAGCAGGAATTTAA
- a CDS encoding DEAD/DEAH box helicase gives MTFQSLGLIEALLKAVRLQGYETPSPIQQKAIPPILEGLDVLASAQTGTGKTAGFTLPMLQILSKNPVRHRRPVRALVLTPTRELADQVFTNIKHYSKFLDLRSTVIFGGVNQNPQIKQLRNGVDVLVATPGRLIDLENQGHLSLSQVEIFILDEADRMLDMGFKRDIDKIRSLIPSRRQNLMFSATFSREIKSLAQTLLKRPILVEATPENTTVEAVTQQIYRVAKEKKTKLLIKLIKDGQWQQVLVFMRTKHGANKLCKKLETAQISAMAIHGNKSQGARTRALAGFKNRDIRVLVATDIAARGLDIPLLPHVINYELPNIPEDYVHRIGRTGRAGANGVALSLVCAEETSYLASIEKLTKQRFKKEIVEDFEPDPNASTAPPKQGGGRQRRSGGRPSNNRQGSTAGANRSNSKRRRR, from the coding sequence ATGACATTCCAGTCTTTGGGACTTATTGAAGCCCTACTTAAAGCAGTTCGTTTACAGGGCTATGAAACACCCTCTCCAATTCAACAAAAAGCTATACCTCCAATTCTTGAAGGCCTTGATGTACTCGCTTCGGCTCAGACAGGAACAGGGAAAACTGCAGGATTTACCCTGCCAATGCTGCAAATTTTATCAAAAAACCCAGTCCGCCATCGGCGTCCTGTACGTGCATTGGTGCTTACGCCAACTAGAGAATTGGCCGATCAGGTATTTACAAACATTAAACACTACAGTAAATTTTTGGACCTTCGTTCTACTGTTATTTTTGGTGGTGTAAATCAAAACCCGCAAATCAAGCAACTTCGAAATGGAGTTGATGTTTTAGTAGCAACTCCGGGGCGATTGATTGATTTGGAAAATCAAGGCCATTTATCACTGTCTCAAGTCGAGATCTTTATACTTGATGAAGCCGATCGTATGTTGGATATGGGGTTTAAACGTGATATCGACAAAATACGATCATTGATTCCCTCTAGACGCCAAAATTTAATGTTTTCGGCTACTTTTTCAAGAGAAATAAAAAGTTTAGCACAGACCCTTTTAAAACGGCCAATTCTTGTAGAAGCAACACCGGAAAACACAACTGTTGAAGCGGTTACTCAACAGATTTACAGAGTGGCAAAAGAGAAAAAAACAAAGCTTCTTATAAAACTTATCAAAGACGGACAGTGGCAACAAGTATTGGTGTTCATGCGCACCAAACATGGCGCTAATAAACTTTGTAAAAAACTTGAAACTGCTCAAATTTCAGCAATGGCTATTCATGGAAATAAAAGTCAAGGCGCAAGAACACGCGCTTTAGCCGGTTTTAAGAATCGTGACATTCGTGTTTTAGTTGCAACGGATATTGCTGCACGTGGTTTGGATATTCCTTTGTTACCACATGTGATTAATTACGAGCTTCCAAACATTCCTGAAGATTACGTACACCGCATAGGTCGTACAGGTCGAGCAGGAGCAAATGGCGTGGCTTTATCTTTAGTCTGTGCCGAAGAAACTTCGTACTTAGCTTCTATAGAAAAACTTACCAAGCAACGTTTCAAGAAAGAAATTGTTGAAGATTTTGAACCCGATCCTAATGCTTCAACAGCGCCTCCTAAACAAGGTGGAGGTCGCCAAAGACGCAGTGGTGGCCGACCCAGTAATAACCGTCAAGGCTCTACTGCCGGAGCTAACAGATCTAATTCTAAGCGCCGCCGCCGCTAA
- a CDS encoding carboxypeptidase-like regulatory domain-containing protein — protein sequence MNLSSFHLKLIGFFIVLSSLCSSLIAQNKINIEGVVYDEFDYPIPYASIGIIKKNIGTSSTEEGTFKFYVSNNEISDVIEISSIGYEPFKITVQNFIALKDKTFVLKEKITALGEVSIERPNEIVKKAFKKLKTNTISRKHKLGVLYRRWSVEDKLCRYFIEQYIDLIDRGPSSYIQAFEVLQSRTSSDYRFIKNEQDRHALQFMALNNPLRNGPSLGSYNWKKIEDTFYEGEDVLVLQGTQKSGNSITLYIGFDSSKIYKIEKNTISMKIGKSLNALYIYKKNNEGKLYLSYHKRQWEGAVATPEHVKRAMLNEGKKERKYIPISYRHEVFVLDLEDGNGKMKLNDESIKQDMTLYKIPYDEEFWNSVSLPPETKFYLKNIKELEGLYDVPIETQFLYSNKR from the coding sequence ATGAATTTGTCTTCATTTCATTTAAAATTAATCGGGTTCTTTATTGTGTTGTCTTCATTATGCTCTTCTTTAATTGCTCAAAACAAAATTAATATAGAAGGCGTGGTTTACGACGAATTTGATTATCCGATTCCTTATGCCTCTATAGGAATTATAAAAAAAAATATTGGTACAAGTTCAACTGAGGAAGGGACATTTAAGTTTTATGTGTCTAATAATGAAATTTCAGACGTCATAGAAATTTCATCAATTGGTTACGAGCCCTTTAAAATTACTGTACAAAATTTTATTGCCTTGAAAGATAAAACTTTTGTGCTAAAAGAGAAGATTACAGCATTGGGTGAGGTTTCTATTGAAAGGCCAAATGAAATAGTAAAAAAGGCCTTCAAGAAATTGAAGACAAATACCATCAGCCGAAAACATAAGTTAGGCGTACTGTATAGGCGCTGGTCGGTAGAGGATAAACTATGTCGTTATTTCATCGAACAATATATAGATCTTATAGACCGTGGTCCTTCTTCTTATATTCAAGCTTTTGAAGTGCTTCAAAGTCGTACTTCTTCGGATTATAGATTTATAAAAAATGAACAAGACCGTCATGCCCTACAATTCATGGCGCTTAATAATCCCCTGCGCAATGGACCATCACTAGGATCATACAATTGGAAAAAAATTGAAGACACATTTTATGAAGGAGAAGATGTCTTGGTATTGCAGGGCACTCAAAAAAGCGGAAACAGTATAACGCTATATATTGGCTTCGATTCTTCAAAAATATATAAGATTGAAAAGAATACAATTTCAATGAAAATTGGTAAAAGTTTGAACGCACTTTACATCTACAAAAAAAATAATGAAGGTAAACTTTATTTAAGTTACCACAAACGTCAATGGGAAGGGGCTGTGGCCACTCCTGAACACGTAAAAAGAGCTATGCTTAATGAAGGAAAAAAGGAGCGTAAATATATTCCTATTTCATACCGTCATGAAGTTTTTGTATTGGATCTTGAGGATGGTAATGGTAAAATGAAATTAAATGACGAGTCTATTAAACAAGATATGACATTGTATAAAATCCCGTACGACGAGGAATTTTGGAATAGTGTCAGTTTACCTCCTGAGACTAAATTTTATTTAAAAAATATAAAAGAATTGGAAGGGCTTTACGATGTTCCTATTGAAACCCAGTTTTTGTATTCTAACAAAAGGTAA
- a CDS encoding alpha/beta hydrolase family esterase, translated as MIHRLISIRLFNLIFILLLNCGGSSNDSTDTSLPPDPILEDVFYISQTIDGVEVQREVLLHFPENFDQSQSYPMVIAFHGNGGQNNSWLYKLSQFVDAGEFIGVYPQGYLNSWNLGAEASTADEVYFFNQIMAKLETYSFFDTSKVYGIGVSNGSALINKLAIETSYFSAIAALASQLIVETVPNSSTAPVAVYQMCGTADNIIPYNGGMSVVGHNFLSAPESALSWVNAFNCVTEPIVEMLGEDEILIYTDCESEKEIRFHRVNNAGHNLNQPNTPNFYGPVWEFLKRF; from the coding sequence ATGATTCATAGACTAATTTCAATAAGATTGTTTAATTTAATATTTATTTTACTATTGAACTGTGGAGGTTCAAGTAATGACTCAACAGATACCTCATTGCCACCTGATCCGATTCTTGAGGATGTGTTTTATATTTCTCAAACTATAGATGGGGTAGAAGTACAACGCGAAGTGCTTTTACATTTTCCTGAAAATTTTGATCAATCACAATCTTATCCTATGGTTATTGCTTTTCATGGCAATGGTGGGCAAAATAATAGCTGGTTATATAAATTATCACAATTTGTAGATGCAGGAGAATTTATTGGTGTATATCCACAGGGGTATTTAAACTCATGGAATTTAGGTGCAGAAGCGTCTACTGCAGATGAGGTTTATTTTTTCAATCAAATAATGGCTAAACTTGAAACGTATTCATTTTTTGACACTTCAAAAGTTTATGGAATAGGAGTGTCTAATGGCTCTGCTTTAATCAATAAATTAGCAATAGAAACCTCTTATTTTAGCGCCATTGCAGCTCTTGCAAGTCAATTGATTGTTGAGACGGTACCCAATAGCTCAACCGCTCCGGTTGCTGTTTACCAGATGTGTGGTACGGCCGATAATATCATTCCATACAATGGCGGTATGTCTGTAGTAGGGCATAATTTCTTAAGTGCTCCTGAAAGTGCTTTGAGTTGGGTAAATGCATTTAATTGTGTGACAGAACCAATTGTAGAAATGTTAGGAGAGGATGAAATTTTAATTTACACAGATTGTGAATCAGAAAAAGAGATTCGCTTTCATAGAGTAAATAATGCAGGACATAATTTGAATCAGCCTAATACCCCTAATTTTTATGGTCCAGTTTGGGAATTTTTAAAACGTTTTTAA